Proteins from a genomic interval of Mycobacterium conspicuum:
- a CDS encoding L,D-transpeptidase: MRAGFLVACAVGLVLNTGTAAADPDPGPPGDPNAAADPVDPQPPMAGPDPLALPVPAGSVPGQDPTPYVGAPVFHPPTFNPLDGSMVGVAKPIIINFPVPIADRPMAERAVHISSNPPVPGKFYWMSPTQLRWRPLEFWPANTVVNIDASGARSSFHTGDSLVATADDATHQMTITRNGTVVQTFPMSMGMSAGHHQTPNGTYYVLEKMPSVVMDSSTYGVPTDSSWGYKVTVNDAVRIDYSGNFVHSAPWSVGDQGKRDVSHGCINLSPRNAKWFYDNFGSGDPVVVKNSVGSYTQNDGAQDWQL, translated from the coding sequence ATGAGGGCGGGTTTCCTCGTCGCGTGCGCGGTGGGCCTGGTGCTCAACACCGGCACCGCCGCCGCGGATCCGGATCCGGGTCCGCCCGGCGATCCGAACGCCGCGGCCGACCCGGTCGACCCGCAACCCCCGATGGCGGGGCCCGATCCGTTGGCCCTCCCGGTGCCGGCGGGCTCGGTTCCCGGGCAGGACCCGACACCGTACGTCGGCGCACCCGTGTTCCATCCGCCGACGTTCAACCCGCTCGACGGTTCGATGGTCGGCGTGGCCAAGCCGATCATCATCAACTTCCCGGTGCCGATCGCCGATCGGCCGATGGCCGAACGAGCCGTCCACATCTCGTCGAATCCACCGGTGCCGGGGAAGTTCTACTGGATGAGCCCGACCCAATTGCGTTGGCGCCCACTGGAATTCTGGCCGGCCAACACCGTCGTGAACATCGATGCCTCCGGCGCGAGGTCGAGCTTTCATACCGGCGACTCGCTGGTGGCCACGGCCGACGACGCCACGCATCAGATGACGATCACCCGCAACGGCACCGTGGTGCAGACCTTCCCGATGTCGATGGGGATGTCGGCCGGTCACCACCAGACCCCGAACGGCACCTACTACGTGCTCGAGAAGATGCCCTCGGTGGTGATGGATTCCTCGACCTACGGGGTTCCGACCGACTCGTCGTGGGGCTACAAGGTGACGGTCAACGACGCGGTCCGGATCGACTACAGCGGCAACTTCGTGCACAGCGCGCCCTGGTCGGTCGGCGACCAGGGCAAGCGCGACGTCAGCCACGGCTGCATCAACCTGAGCCCGCGCAACGCGAAGTGGTTTTACGACAACTTCGGCAGCGGGGACCCCGTCGTGGTGAAGAACTCCGTCGGCTCCTACACCCAGAACGACGGCGCCCAGGACTGGCAGCTGTAG